The DNA segment AGGTGTAACGGCCAAACAGGCGGTCACTGTCAGCAAAGCTGTAGTCAGTGTCAGTCTGTTTTTCGCCATTAACCGAAACGGCGTTGGAGGAAATCATGGTACGCGCCTGTCCTTTGGACGGTGCCATACCTGCAATGACCAGCGCCTGTTGCAAGTCGGTATCACGCGGCACTTCGAACAACTCGAGGCCGTCCTGCGCCAGCTGGCCGAAATCGACTTCGGTCATTTCGCTCAAGGATCCGGAGAACAGGCTCTGGGTTATACGTTTCGCTGCGGCCAGACCTTCTTCGCCGTGCACCATGCCAGTGACTTCTTCTGCCAGCACGTACTGCGCGCGCGGGGCTTTGCCGCTGTTTTTGTCTTCTTCTTCCAGCGCATTGATCTCTTCAATGCTCATGAAAGTGAAGAACTTCAGGAAGCGGTAAACGTCGGCGTCGGCGGTGTTTATCCAGAACTGGTAGAATTTGTACGGGCTGGTTTTCTTCGGATCCAGCCAGACTGCGCCGCCTTCGGTCTTACCGAATTTGGTGCCGTCCGCTTTAGTGATCAGCGGAACAGTGAGACCGAAAACCTGCTTCTGGTGCATACGACGGGTTAAATCAATACCCGACGTGATGTTGCCCCACTGATCTGACCCCCCAATTTGCAATACAACGTCATGGCGGCTGTACAGCTCAGAGAAGTCGTAACCCTGCAACAGGTTGTAAGAGAACTCGGTGAAGGAAATACCGCTGTCATCGCGATTCAGACGCTGCTTCACCGCTTCTTTGTTGATCATCTGGTTAACAGAGAAGTGTTTACCGATATCACGCAGGAAAGTCAGCACGTTCATGCCGCCGAACCAGTCGTAGTTATTGGCGGTAATGGCGCTGTTTTCACCACAGTTGAAATCAAGGAAAGGCGAAACCTGATGGCGGATTTTCTCAACCCATTCGTTTACGGTTTCATTGGTGTTC comes from the Enterobacteriaceae bacterium Kacie_13 genome and includes:
- the tyrS gene encoding tyrosine--tRNA ligase is translated as MASSNLIKQLQERGLVAQVTDEEALAEQLAQGPIALYCGFDPTADSLHLGHLVPLLCLKRFQLNGHKPVALVGGATGLIGDPSFKATERKLNTNETVNEWVEKIRHQVSPFLDFNCGENSAITANNYDWFGGMNVLTFLRDIGKHFSVNQMINKEAVKQRLNRDDSGISFTEFSYNLLQGYDFSELYSRHDVVLQIGGSDQWGNITSGIDLTRRMHQKQVFGLTVPLITKADGTKFGKTEGGAVWLDPKKTSPYKFYQFWINTADADVYRFLKFFTFMSIEEINALEEEDKNSGKAPRAQYVLAEEVTGMVHGEEGLAAAKRITQSLFSGSLSEMTEVDFGQLAQDGLELFEVPRDTDLQQALVIAGMAPSKGQARTMISSNAVSVNGEKQTDTDYSFADSDRLFGRYTLLRRGKKNYTLLLWA